AGTACTTTGCCACTTGGTTTACAACACTTCCTTAAATTTTCAGCAGAAACAATAAAGAGAGAAGCCACCATAGAATCGAGTCCTTTAGGCGCTGACGGTCTAGACGCTTCAGGAAGTATGACATCTGGGGAACAAGCTGTACAGATTACAGTAGCTGGTGGTGAGACTATTATTCCCGACGTTGTTGAGGAACAAGAACCGGGAACAAAacccaaaagaaaaaagaaatacaagaaaaaaccTCCAAAGCCAAAAAAACCGAAGCCTGGTCAAGTTAGTATTGTTACTGCCTTAGACGGTACCACGCTATTCTGCTGCCCTCAATGTAATATGGCTTATCCGGAGAAAGAACTTTTAGAACAACATCTTATCGGtcataaaatagaaaggaggTTTATTTGCGATATTTGCGGTGCTGGTTTGAAACGTAAAGAGCATTTAGAACGACACAAACTTGGTCATAATCCTGACAGACCATTTATCTGCTCCGTTTGTATGAAAGGTTTCAAACGAAAAGAACATCTTAATCTTCATTTTGTTATACACTCTGGACAAAAGACCGAAGTTTGTACCGAATGTGGAAAGGCGTTCTACAGAAAGGATCATTTAAGAAAACATGCAAGATCACATCTTGCCAAACGTGCTAAAGAAGATCCATTAAATACGACTGATACTTCGCAAAATCAACAACAAGTAGAACAGACACAACAACAAACAGAACAGTTACAGCAACAATCTTCTGTACCGGAACTTCAACAAATTCAAATACAAGTAGGGCAAGGTTCACAAGCTCAGATACATCAAATTTCTGTCAGCGAACAATCTACTGTTGTGCTACCAACCGCTGCTGAAACGGGTGCAATGGCGATGTTACACcatcaacagcagcagcagcaacaacaacaacagcagcagcagcaacagcagcaacagcagcagcaacaacaacagcaacagcaacctcaacaacagcaacctcaacaacagcaacagcattAGCAGCAGCATACCGCCCCTAGTCAAGCCGGGCGGTACTACAGATTTAATCATCAACAGGCCAGAGGTCGTGTAAGACAAGGCGTACTTGCCGATTGAATTCTATTGAAATCCTTTAATTGATATCATGCAAGAAATTTTGTTGATGATGGTCATTGTTGCCTAGTAGtgattacattaaaaaaatatcagctTGGACCTTTAACCGCGTTGTGGCTAGGCcggaataatttatatttactatcaTCTTTTAAAGCGCACCGAGCTGAATAACGAACAAAGTTCGTATATACAGAGTTTCTTTTTTGCGTACACGTTGTAGCGTACGTGTAAAGATACGAATGAATTTATTCGTACGATGTAAAATGTTTTCGTCGCCAATCCAGTTCCATGACGCACGTTagatataaatgaagaaatttatatataaatatatgaatatatatatacacacttatataaatagataaaaaaaatatatttttgaaagcGCGAACTGGATTCGCCGAAGGACACAAGGCAATCGAGTTTGAAGCTgagatattatttctcttgaataaatgaagtaatgagaagaaataaaaaaataataaaaaaataaaaaaaaaaaaataaaaaaaaaataataaaaaataaaaaaaaaaacattgtaaATACAACAGTCTTTCATCCCTAAACGGAGGATTACTGTGACGTGCAAATATCAAGTGagtcgttttatttattttgcttATACTACACACGATCCGAGGCATAGTAGTAAAAGAGTGTTTTGATaaatcattcaatttcaattagtATTATGTAGAGAATATTATTAGAGTTGCAAagcataaagaaaaatgtagtCATACATTACATCTATAAACTAATGACAAGGATCAgtgtatatttttacaatgacAGTGGTGTGCGAACCACCTAATGTATTAACGTCATTCGTCACATCATATGAATCGATAGAGAAGGTTATGAGATAATTGCATGTAGACATTATATTCAAGCAGAATATTTTGcagaaacatacatacatcatttgccattcttataaataatatatgttattatctgACTATTTAAAAGTTGATCGCTGtacattttaattcatttctacAGTTTCtccaatgcatttatattatagaagTATGTATCGAAAAGACAACATCTACATTCcgcaattatttcataatcccagatttatcattaatctttttatcataattgcTTTGCTTTTGTTAAATGAATCATCTGTACAATTTTTATACGGAGATTCTAGAGTACTTTTCTCTATGTTGA
This is a stretch of genomic DNA from Vespa crabro chromosome 3, iyVesCrab1.2, whole genome shotgun sequence. It encodes these proteins:
- the LOC124423165 gene encoding Krueppel-like factor 17 isoform X1, with translation MNFTPFPGFTTGSLPTGTVHQFATAKFAQNLTTGGQVVGVLSGGEGGVHYLRPVDPNGFAVAQGGNNQQQQIITLPITVPGKDGTQQQQTVQIQVVNPSVSQSGNSGDQPKYHLAPISLGQFPQGAATVLTVAYSQQGTDGVQIQVQPQNTVATTQTSDQTTQSTSVAVTTTSQQTIQQTVQLPGAPEGLTVVAQIPQDLILREGMEESKEDVKEGTTPVALIKRGSVKNQGNQSNEEFITSMPAGWQSLATPGSTVADYLSRLPASTLPLGLQHFLKFSAETIKREATIESSPLGADGLDASGSMTSGEQAVQITVAGGETIIPDVVEEQEPGTKPKRKKKYKKKPPKPKKPKPGQVSIVTALDGTTLFCCPQCNMAYPEKELLEQHLIGHKIERRFICDICGAGLKRKEHLERHKLGHNPDRPFICSVCMKGFKRKEHLNLHFVIHSGQKTEVCTECGKAFYRKDHLRKHARSHLAKRAKEDPLNTTDTSQNQQQVEQTQQQTEQLQQQSSVPELQQIQIQVGQGSQAQIHQISVSEQSTVVLPTAAETGAMAMLHHQQQQQQQQQQQQQQQQQQQQQQQQQQQPQQQQPQQQQQH
- the LOC124423165 gene encoding zinc finger and BTB domain-containing protein 24-like isoform X2, producing MNFTPFPGFTTGSLPTGTVHQFATAKFAQNLTTGGQVVGVLSGGEGGVHYLRPVDPNGFAVAQGGNNQQQQIITLPITVPGKDGTQQQQTVQIQVVNPSVSQSGNSGDQPKYHLAPISLGQFPQGAATVLTVAYSQQGTDGVQIQVQPQNTVATTQTSDQTTQSTSVAVTTTSQQTIQQTVQLPGAPEGLTVVAQIPQDLILREGMEESKEDVKEGTTPVALIKRGSVKNQGNQTETIKREATIESSPLGADGLDASGSMTSGEQAVQITVAGGETIIPDVVEEQEPGTKPKRKKKYKKKPPKPKKPKPGQVSIVTALDGTTLFCCPQCNMAYPEKELLEQHLIGHKIERRFICDICGAGLKRKEHLERHKLGHNPDRPFICSVCMKGFKRKEHLNLHFVIHSGQKTEVCTECGKAFYRKDHLRKHARSHLAKRAKEDPLNTTDTSQNQQQVEQTQQQTEQLQQQSSVPELQQIQIQVGQGSQAQIHQISVSEQSTVVLPTAAETGAMAMLHHQQQQQQQQQQQQQQQQQQQQQQQQQQQPQQQQPQQQQQH